A single window of Nitrospirota bacterium DNA harbors:
- the selA gene encoding L-seryl-tRNA(Sec) selenium transferase: MNEKQKMLSHLPSVDEILKQEQCIAWLHTYPRRYVLQAVRQGIDAKRKEIIEGLAADLSDEVMMADIARNLEKLASLSLQPLINATGVVIHTNLGRSTLSERALENIRRVSESYSNLEYDIAQGKRGKRYTHIKRILREVTGAEDALVVNNNAAAVLLCLNTLSKGKEVIVSRGELVEIGGSFRMPDVMAASGGILREVGTTNKTHLHDYAQAINENTSLLLKIHTSNFRIVGFTEEVSIEELVTLGKKHQLPVMFDLGSGCLVDLKQYGLHDEPAVREIVAKGVDITTFSGDKLLGGPQGGVIVGKKEYIERLQKNPMTRAMRIDKLTLAGFEATLMEYVDEEKAMKNIPTLRMLLQKPEEIRARANRIARKIKGRISGLQIKVIQDVSRAGGGALPEVDLPTYAVAVTSNELSVNEFEERLRKGTPPIITRIKEDSLIFDARTIRERDFDGILQGIEAVLSGNSP; this comes from the coding sequence ATGAATGAAAAGCAGAAAATGCTTTCCCATCTGCCCTCGGTTGATGAGATCTTGAAGCAAGAGCAATGCATTGCATGGCTTCACACCTATCCGAGAAGATATGTCCTGCAGGCGGTGCGGCAGGGGATAGATGCGAAGAGAAAAGAAATCATCGAAGGCCTCGCTGCTGACCTCTCGGACGAGGTGATGATGGCTGACATCGCGAGGAATCTGGAAAAACTTGCTTCTCTCAGCCTGCAACCGCTCATCAATGCAACCGGGGTAGTAATCCATACCAACCTCGGCCGCTCCACATTATCGGAGCGGGCGCTTGAGAATATCAGAAGGGTGTCCGAGAGCTATTCGAATCTTGAATACGATATCGCGCAGGGCAAAAGAGGAAAACGGTATACGCATATCAAGCGCATCCTCAGGGAGGTTACCGGAGCAGAGGACGCACTGGTCGTGAACAATAACGCGGCGGCCGTGCTGCTCTGCCTGAATACCCTTTCGAAAGGGAAAGAGGTGATCGTTTCACGGGGAGAACTGGTCGAGATAGGAGGTTCTTTCAGAATGCCGGATGTCATGGCCGCAAGCGGCGGTATTCTCAGGGAAGTGGGGACGACCAACAAGACCCATCTCCATGATTACGCACAGGCAATCAATGAAAATACCTCTCTGCTCCTGAAAATACATACATCCAATTTCAGGATCGTGGGATTCACCGAAGAAGTATCCATAGAGGAACTTGTAACGCTCGGGAAGAAACATCAGCTTCCGGTCATGTTCGATCTCGGAAGCGGATGTCTTGTCGATCTGAAGCAATATGGCCTGCACGATGAACCGGCTGTCAGGGAGATCGTCGCAAAAGGGGTTGACATCACGACCTTCAGCGGGGACAAGCTCCTGGGAGGCCCCCAGGGAGGGGTCATTGTCGGGAAAAAGGAATACATAGAGAGACTCCAGAAAAACCCGATGACACGGGCGATGAGGATAGACAAGCTGACACTTGCAGGATTCGAGGCAACACTGATGGAGTATGTCGATGAGGAGAAGGCAATGAAGAATATCCCGACTCTCAGGATGCTCCTTCAAAAGCCTGAAGAGATAAGGGCCAGGGCAAACAGGATAGCAAGGAAAATAAAGGGCCGGATCAGCGGCCTGCAGATTAAGGTTATTCAGGATGTATCAAGGGCAGGCGGCGGAGCGCTCCCTGAGGTTGACCTTCCTACCTATGCAGTAGCAGTCACTTCCAATGAACTCTCGGTCAACGAATTCGAAGAACGGTTGCGTAAGGGTACCCCGCCGATTATCACGAGGATCAAGGAGGATTCCCTGATCTTTGATGCAAGGACGATCAGGGAAAGAGATTTCGACGGCATCCTGCAGGGAATCGAGGCGGTGCTGTCAGGGAATTCCCCGTAA